The nucleotide window AGGCTTCGCCGTCGTTGCCGACGAGATTAGGAGAATGGCCGTCCAGACGATGAACCTAGCCAAGGAGATAAAGGAGTTCAATGCAAAAGTCATGGGGCAGTTAGAAACCCTTAGGGATGCCCTGGATGTCATAGACAGGATTAAAGAGGGGACGGAGATGCTCAGCAGGGATATAGGGGTTATAGTTGAGATAAGTAACATTCTTAGCAGCATCTCAAAGGAGCAGGAGGAGATCGTGAACAACATTAAAAGGATGAAGGGCATAGCACTCGCCCTTCGGAAGTTCTCGGATATGCAAGACAAATATAATAGGGAGCTCGCATCTCTTCTCCGCTTCATGGTAAGCGAGTATTCTCGCAAGCAGATGAGAGGTGAAACTCTATGACCAAGAGGCTCTACTACGAGGACCCATACCTTCGGGAGACCGAGGCAAGGGTTCTAGGCGTGAGGGAGAAGACTGGGAAGACCTGGGTTAGGCTCGACAAAACGATATTCTATCCTGAAGGAGGCGGCCAACCCGGCGATAGGGGTATTATCGAGGGTGACGGCTTCAGGTTAACCGTTGAGAATACCATCGAAGAGGGAGAAGACATTTGGCACGTCGGAAGGCTCGAGGGAAGGAAGCCGAAAGAGGGCGATATCGTGAGGATGCGACTCGACTGGGAGTGGAGATACGAGAACATGAGGCAACACACAGGCCAGCACATCTTGTCGGCGGTTCTAAAAAAGCTCTACGACCTCGACACAACGGGCTTCCAGATATTCGAGAGCCACAATAAGATAGAGGTGAACGGCCCCCTGAACTGGGAGATGATTGAGAAGGCCGAGCTCGAGGCCAGCAGACTCATTATCAAGGACATCCCAGTCACCATCGAGGAGTACAAGTACCTCCCAGACGATATCGTGGCTATCCTCAGGAAGCACGTGACGAAGGTCAAAGGCAAGATAAGGATAGTCCGTATAGGGGACGTTGACGTAACTCCTTGCGGCGGTACCCACGTGAGGAGCACGAGAGAGGTAGGGCTGATAAAGGTGCTTCGGTTTTACAAGAAGGGGAAGAACCTCTGGCGCATCGAGTTCGTCTGCGGCGGCAGGGCTATAAGGAAGCTCAACGAGCTTCTCAGGGACTACTGGGAAAGCCTCGAGGGTATGCCCAATAAGAATCCACCCCTGAGAGAGCGCGTCAAAGAGCTTCGGGAAACCATGAAGGGACTGGAAGATAGGATAGACGAACTGAGGCACGAGCTGTGGAGATGGAAAGGAGAGGCCCTGCTGGGAAGAGCTCAAGAGGTTGGACACTACAACATCGTGACCCTCGTCGAAAAGTGGGACATGAAGAACGCCCAAGCCTTCGCCGTGGACTTCGTGAGCAAGAACCCGGGAACCGTGCTCCTTCTGGCCAGTGAGAAGTACGTGCTCTTCGTAAGGAACGAGGAGGTCCCCGTTTCGATGAAGGAGCTCCTTCAGAGGGTTATAGATGAGCTGGGTGGAAAGGGAGGGGGAACTGACAACCTCGCCAAAGGCAGGGTAGAGGCTGACCCAGAAGACGTTCTTGAGGTAGCCAAGGAAAAGCTAAGGGAGCTCCTCGAGGCCTAAACGCTCATAAACTATCTTTTTCTGCCATTCTGGAACCTCTGGCCTCTTAACTTTTTCAAGGGCTCTCTCCCTGCTTATGAGCCCATGGCGAACGAGGGCCGCTATACGTCCGTGTTCAAAGGAGTGGCCGTGCTTTTCCCAGTAGCGCTCAAGGGCCGGCCCAAGTATGAGGCAGTTTGTCGTGTAGCCCGGCAGTTCGGGAAGCTTGAAGGGGAGCCTCTCGAGGATTCTAAGCCTCTCCTCCTCCATCATCATGGCCAGTAACCGCACCTGGACAACGCCACCGCTCATGAGCCTGTATGGGTGATGGCCAAAAGGGAGCTCGTGGCCCGTTATTATGTAACGATAACCCTTTCTGATGGCGTATTTCCTTAGGGTCTCCATGGTCCTCCGGGAGCAACGTCTGCAGGGCGAGTTACCCTTGAGGAGAGCATCGCGGAATATGTCCGAGTAATCCCTTCTTATCAGTGTGAAGGGGACACCAAGGTGCTCGGCGACACGGCGGGCGTTCTCTATAGCTTCTAAGGCCATAAAGCCATGATCCACTATAACGGCCTCGACATCGACGTCATAAACTTCTCTGGCTAGGTAAAGGGCAACTGTGCTATCCTTACCCCCTGAGTAAGCCACTATCGCCCTGTCCACGTCCTTCATGAGCTCCTCCAGCTCTGCCCTAACTTTTTCCCTGTCAACGGGATGCTTAAGGAAAACCTGACACTCCCTGCAGAGCGGCTTCCCGTCCACGATATCTATCCTCGCGACCCTCTCGTCGTTGATGCAGAGGGAGCAAGTGAGCATGAGGAAGGGATACCGTGAGGGTTTAAAAATCATCCTCTCCGAGAAGTGTTTTATACCAGGCAAACTTCCGTTGAAGCATGAAGATAGAGAACACGATTGCTAAGTTGCTTTCCCTAGGGACAGATCTAAGCACCAGGAACGCTATTAGGGCCGCTCTTTCCCTTATAAGTGAAAACGAGGAGCTGGCTGATCAGATATACGTTGAGCTCAAGAATAAGGCCTTTCGAGAGGACTTCGCAAAGGTTCCCCCAGAAAAGAGAGCGGTATTCATCCCCCAGTGCCTTAGA belongs to Pyrococcus yayanosii CH1 and includes:
- a CDS encoding DUF7411 family protein — protein: MLTCSLCINDERVARIDIVDGKPLCRECQVFLKHPVDREKVRAELEELMKDVDRAIVAYSGGKDSTVALYLAREVYDVDVEAVIVDHGFMALEAIENARRVAEHLGVPFTLIRRDYSDIFRDALLKGNSPCRRCSRRTMETLRKYAIRKGYRYIITGHELPFGHHPYRLMSGGVVQVRLLAMMMEEERLRILERLPFKLPELPGYTTNCLILGPALERYWEKHGHSFEHGRIAALVRHGLISRERALEKVKRPEVPEWQKKIVYERLGLEELP
- a CDS encoding methyl-accepting chemotaxis protein; this encodes MDVRSIEKASNALAQSLRIKTSSREASKIIDELAEEISGKFSENNAVIIENIAKLSQVMKELERFQREFLPFFQRFELFAREFNTLVENLEYISRISDSIAGVAKQTNLVALNASIEAARAGESGRGFAVVADEIRRMAVQTMNLAKEIKEFNAKVMGQLETLRDALDVIDRIKEGTEMLSRDIGVIVEISNILSSISKEQEEIVNNIKRMKGIALALRKFSDMQDKYNRELASLLRFMVSEYSRKQMRGETL
- a CDS encoding alanyl-tRNA editing protein codes for the protein MTKRLYYEDPYLRETEARVLGVREKTGKTWVRLDKTIFYPEGGGQPGDRGIIEGDGFRLTVENTIEEGEDIWHVGRLEGRKPKEGDIVRMRLDWEWRYENMRQHTGQHILSAVLKKLYDLDTTGFQIFESHNKIEVNGPLNWEMIEKAELEASRLIIKDIPVTIEEYKYLPDDIVAILRKHVTKVKGKIRIVRIGDVDVTPCGGTHVRSTREVGLIKVLRFYKKGKNLWRIEFVCGGRAIRKLNELLRDYWESLEGMPNKNPPLRERVKELRETMKGLEDRIDELRHELWRWKGEALLGRAQEVGHYNIVTLVEKWDMKNAQAFAVDFVSKNPGTVLLLASEKYVLFVRNEEVPVSMKELLQRVIDELGGKGGGTDNLAKGRVEADPEDVLEVAKEKLRELLEA